A window of Sinimarinibacterium sp. NLF-5-8 genomic DNA:
GCTCCGAGCCGGTGAACCTGAAGATTGCGCCGATCGACAATCAGAACATCGTTGATTCCTGGGGGGCGTTGGACTTTACCGAAGTGCCCGGCACGCTGGGGATCATCGGCGCCGGGGTGATTGGCGTGGAGCTTGGCAGTGTCTGGAGCCGCCTGGGGGCCAAGACGGTGATTCTGGAGGCGATGAGTGAATTTTTGCCGATGGTCGATCGCCAGATCGCCAAGGAAGCGCAGCGCCACCTGAGCAAGCAGGGGCTGGATATCCGGCTGGGCGCCAAGGTCAGCACGGCCAAGGCCGAGGGCGGCAAGGTCAAGGTTGATTTCGAGATGGGCGGCCAAGCCAAATCCGAAACATTCGACAAACTCATTGTTGCTGTGGGGCGACGCCCGTTCACCCAGGGGTTGGGGGTGGAAACGGTGGGCGTTGCGCTGGATGAGCGCGGATTTGTCAAGGTCGATGATCACTACAAAACCAATGTCCAGGGCATCTATGCCATCGGCGATGTGATTGGCGGCGCGATGCTGGCGCACAAAGGGATCGAAGAAGGTGTGGCACTGGCCGAACAACTGGCCGGCCACCACACCCAGGTCAATTACAACGCCATTCCCAGCGTGGTGTACACCGCGCCGGAGATTGCCTGGGTCGGCTTGTCGGAGGAGCAGGCCAAGGCCAAGGGGTATGAAGTCAAGACCGGCACCGGACCGTTTGCCGCCAATGGCCGCGCCAAGGCAATGGAGCAGGCGGCTGGCAGCATCAAGGTCATTGCCGATGTCAAGACCGATCGCATCCTCGGCGTGCATATGGTCGGGCCATATGTCTCCGAACTTCTGGCCGAGGCCGTGCTGGGGCTGGAGTTTGCCGCAACCTGCGAAGACATCGCCCTGACCATGCATGGTCATCCGTCTTTGTCCGAGAACTTCCATGAAGCCGTGCTGCTTGTGGATGGGCGCGCGGTGCATGCGGTGAACAAGCCGCGCAAATGATAAATTTTCAATCAAGGATTTTTAT
This region includes:
- the lpdA gene encoding dihydrolipoyl dehydrogenase translates to MSNEYDVVVIGGGPAGYPCAIRAAQLGFKTACIDAWVNKDDTPAFGGTCLNAGCIPSKALLESSELLHRMQHEASAHGIVSGDVAIDVAKMQARKDAISKQLTGGIKQLFAANKVTGLQGKGKLLGDGQVEFTAHDGKTEVLKGKYIVIATGSEPVNLKIAPIDNQNIVDSWGALDFTEVPGTLGIIGAGVIGVELGSVWSRLGAKTVILEAMSEFLPMVDRQIAKEAQRHLSKQGLDIRLGAKVSTAKAEGGKVKVDFEMGGQAKSETFDKLIVAVGRRPFTQGLGVETVGVALDERGFVKVDDHYKTNVQGIYAIGDVIGGAMLAHKGIEEGVALAEQLAGHHTQVNYNAIPSVVYTAPEIAWVGLSEEQAKAKGYEVKTGTGPFAANGRAKAMEQAAGSIKVIADVKTDRILGVHMVGPYVSELLAEAVLGLEFAATCEDIALTMHGHPSLSENFHEAVLLVDGRAVHAVNKPRK